A single Gammaproteobacteria bacterium DNA region contains:
- a CDS encoding cbb3-type cytochrome c oxidase subunit I yields the protein MATNALYRTCPSTGLQYNKPAEMLIKANAVAGVVFLLIGGILALLVALTRWPAVHLLPAMEFYQALTAHGVDMLIFWLIFFEIAILYFCSSTLLRCRIATPRIAWLAFALMIIGAVATNWAILKGDSSVMMTSYVPMPANPNFYLGLILFAVGALIGCFVFFGTLVVAKAERTYEGSVPLVTMGAITAAIIAVFTIASGAIILVPTWMWSIGYISHIDPLMYRLIWWGLGHSSQQINVAAHVSVWYLIAAVVFGARPMSERVSRGAFLLYILFLQFASAHHLLVDPGVSSEWKIFNTSYAMYLAVLASMIHGLTVPGAIEVAQRRKGLNKGLFEWLRKAPWSNPVFSGMFISLVGFGFLGGITGVVMGTEQINIIIHNTIYVPGHFHATVVVGTTLAFMALTYFLIPTLFKREVIWKGLARWQPYLFGLGMAFFTLVMMGAGTLGVSRRHWDMAFTGSALGYEYPGSAYLLMGLVGISAVVAVVGGAAYILITVGSILFGKKIDVPGYGTERTVALRASPIETHGSIGVAGFEAPGTFALALLFLATFVVYYAINWKYLASVWPLS from the coding sequence ATGGCAACCAACGCACTGTACAGGACCTGTCCCAGCACCGGTCTGCAATACAACAAACCCGCCGAGATGTTGATCAAGGCCAACGCCGTCGCCGGTGTGGTGTTCCTGCTCATCGGCGGTATTCTTGCTCTGTTGGTGGCGCTGACGCGCTGGCCGGCAGTGCACCTGCTGCCAGCGATGGAGTTCTACCAGGCACTGACGGCGCACGGCGTCGACATGCTGATCTTCTGGCTCATCTTCTTCGAAATCGCCATCCTGTATTTCTGTTCCTCGACCCTGTTGCGCTGTCGCATAGCGACGCCGCGCATCGCCTGGTTGGCCTTCGCGTTGATGATCATCGGTGCAGTGGCCACCAACTGGGCGATCCTCAAGGGCGATTCCAGTGTCATGATGACGTCCTACGTGCCGATGCCGGCCAACCCGAATTTCTATCTCGGGTTGATCCTGTTCGCCGTTGGCGCGCTGATCGGCTGCTTTGTGTTCTTCGGCACGCTGGTCGTGGCCAAGGCGGAACGCACCTATGAGGGCTCGGTACCGCTGGTGACCATGGGTGCGATCACCGCGGCGATCATCGCGGTATTCACCATCGCCTCGGGCGCGATCATCCTGGTGCCGACCTGGATGTGGTCGATCGGCTACATCAGTCACATCGATCCGCTGATGTACCGGTTGATCTGGTGGGGCCTGGGCCACTCTTCGCAGCAGATCAACGTCGCCGCGCACGTGTCCGTGTGGTACCTCATCGCCGCCGTCGTATTCGGTGCGCGGCCGATGTCGGAGCGCGTCAGTCGTGGTGCCTTTCTGCTGTACATCCTGTTCCTGCAGTTCGCCTCGGCGCATCACCTGCTGGTGGATCCGGGCGTCAGCTCGGAGTGGAAGATCTTCAACACCAGCTACGCGATGTACCTGGCGGTGCTGGCCAGCATGATTCACGGCCTGACCGTGCCCGGCGCCATCGAGGTTGCACAGCGCCGCAAGGGTCTCAACAAGGGCCTGTTCGAGTGGCTCCGCAAGGCGCCCTGGAGTAACCCGGTCTTCTCCGGGATGTTCATCTCGCTGGTCGGTTTCGGTTTCCTCGGCGGTATCACCGGCGTGGTGATGGGCACGGAGCAGATCAACATCATCATCCACAACACCATCTATGTCCCGGGTCACTTCCATGCGACCGTGGTGGTAGGCACGACGCTGGCATTCATGGCGCTGACGTACTTCCTCATCCCGACGCTGTTCAAACGGGAAGTGATCTGGAAGGGCCTGGCGCGGTGGCAGCCCTATCTGTTCGGGCTGGGCATGGCGTTCTTCACCCTGGTGATGATGGGTGCCGGTACGCTGGGCGTGTCGCGTCGCCACTGGGACATGGCCTTCACCGGTTCGGCGCTGGGCTATGAGTATCCGGGCAGTGCCTATCTGTTGATGGGTCTGGTCGGGATCAGCGCGGTCGTCGCCGTCGTCGGCGGGGCGGCATACATTCTGATCACCGTGGGTTCGATCCTCTTCGGTAAGAAGATCGACGTGCCCGGCTACGGTACGGAGCGCACGGTGGCGCTGCGCGCCTCGCCCATCGAGACCCATGGCAGTATCGGCGTGGCGGGTTTCGAGGCACCCGGCACGTTCGCCCTGGCCCTGCTGTTCCTGGCCACCTTCGTGGTGTACTACGCCATCAACTGGAAGTACCTGGCATCGGTCTGGCCGCTCAGCTGA
- a CDS encoding thiol:disulfide interchange protein DsbA/DsbL yields the protein MKRFLALLGLLLGLGVMAITPARSDSLAEGIDYVTLAAPQPTADPQKIEVVELFWYGCPHCYHFEPELQAWVKKQPDDVQFVRMPAILSPRWEILARAYYTAELLGVLDKIHTPLFKAIHEKNQRFETEDSVARFFVQQGVDEAEFRKTFKSFGVAAKINRARQMTQRYGISGVPSLVINGKYRTSASEAGSHEGMLKVAGELVAKEREAR from the coding sequence ATGAAACGTTTTCTTGCGCTGCTGGGGTTGTTGCTTGGGTTGGGGGTGATGGCCATTACGCCGGCACGGTCCGACTCTCTGGCCGAGGGCATCGACTACGTGACGCTGGCGGCGCCGCAGCCGACGGCCGATCCGCAGAAGATCGAGGTGGTGGAGCTGTTCTGGTACGGCTGCCCACACTGCTATCACTTCGAACCCGAGCTGCAGGCCTGGGTGAAGAAACAGCCGGATGACGTGCAGTTCGTGCGCATGCCGGCGATCCTCAGTCCGCGCTGGGAGATCCTGGCACGCGCCTACTACACCGCCGAACTGCTCGGTGTGCTGGACAAGATTCACACGCCGCTGTTCAAGGCGATCCACGAGAAGAACCAGCGCTTCGAGACCGAGGACTCGGTGGCCCGGTTCTTCGTACAGCAGGGCGTGGACGAGGCTGAATTCCGCAAGACCTTCAAGTCGTTTGGCGTGGCCGCCAAGATCAATCGGGCGCGCCAGATGACCCAGCGCTACGGCATCAGCGGTGTGCCCAGCCTGGTCATCAACGGCAAGTATCGCACTTCCGCCAGCGAGGCCGGCAGCCACGAAGGCATGCTCAAGGTGGCCGGCGAGCTGGTCGCCAAGGAACGTGAGGCGCGCTGA
- a CDS encoding SCO family protein gives MSVHPLRRHLMSGVAALLLAGVTTQVPAVIPPAAPAEPVFDGDAAYALSQAAVGRLVGDYRFTTADGREVRLADLRGRPVVVSLVYSSCYQICSMTTRSLAKTVRAGRAVLGDDSFAVLTIGFDTPVDTPSAMATFAIEQGVRESDWQFVSGDAATVAALTRDLGFTYQRSPNGFDHLLQTTILDADGRVHRQVYGDVIDAPWLIEPLKRLVFGTTSEDGVLTQISNRVRMYCVTYDPATGAYRYDYSIYIGMTIGGLIIVAIAAFLIHEARRARSV, from the coding sequence ATGTCCGTACACCCGCTACGGCGGCATCTGATGTCGGGCGTTGCCGCGTTGCTGCTGGCGGGTGTCACGACACAGGTACCGGCCGTAATCCCACCTGCTGCGCCGGCCGAGCCGGTCTTTGACGGTGATGCCGCCTATGCGCTCAGCCAGGCGGCCGTCGGCCGTCTGGTCGGCGACTATCGGTTCACCACGGCCGATGGCCGCGAGGTCCGGCTCGCCGATCTGCGCGGTCGGCCGGTGGTCGTGAGCCTGGTCTACAGCAGCTGCTATCAGATCTGCTCCATGACTACCCGATCGCTTGCCAAGACGGTGCGCGCCGGGCGCGCGGTGTTGGGCGATGACAGCTTCGCGGTACTGACGATCGGTTTCGATACGCCGGTCGATACGCCGTCCGCCATGGCGACGTTCGCTATCGAACAAGGCGTGCGGGAGTCGGACTGGCAGTTTGTCAGCGGCGATGCCGCAACCGTGGCGGCGCTGACCCGTGATCTGGGCTTCACCTACCAGCGTTCACCCAATGGCTTCGATCATCTGCTGCAGACGACCATCCTGGATGCCGACGGCCGTGTCCACCGGCAGGTCTACGGCGATGTCATCGATGCACCCTGGCTGATCGAACCACTCAAGCGACTCGTCTTCGGGACGACCTCGGAAGATGGCGTGCTCACCCAGATCAGTAACCGGGTGCGCATGTACTGCGTGACCTACGACCCGGCCACGGGCGCCTATCGGTACGACTATTCCATCTATATTGGTATGACTATTGGCGGGCTCATCATCGTCGCTATCGCCGCTTTCCTGATCCACGAGGCACGCCGCGCCCGTAGCGTTTGA
- a CDS encoding DUF1566 domain-containing protein: protein MQIISYLTDSNIGSDAARGRRTPGWARPARRLLLVSTLLLAGCESAPQPPATVFAFERLDETGAAYAGSGDFATAPWQCVRDLNTGLVWEMKTTAAGLHHSDNTYSWYAPDNEHQDGHDYRGTPDGGQCTGSDCDISAYVQAVNAAGWCGFNDWRMPSKDEFATISDPRLPLKRPTIDATYFPDTQVGEYWTANDYAFKYDAAWAWHFEFSHDRVDWKKTPKYVRLVRGTLLPPIPAAPPAP, encoded by the coding sequence ATGCAAATTATTAGTTATTTAACTGACTCTAATATTGGCTCGGACGCCGCCCGCGGCCGGCGCACACCGGGGTGGGCACGGCCCGCGCGGCGACTGCTGCTGGTCTCGACCCTGCTGCTGGCCGGCTGCGAGTCCGCGCCACAGCCCCCGGCCACGGTATTCGCCTTCGAGCGCCTCGATGAGACCGGCGCCGCGTACGCAGGTAGCGGCGATTTCGCCACCGCGCCCTGGCAGTGCGTGCGTGACCTCAATACCGGGCTGGTGTGGGAGATGAAGACCACCGCGGCCGGGCTGCATCATAGCGACAACACCTACAGCTGGTATGCCCCGGACAACGAACACCAGGACGGCCATGATTACCGCGGCACCCCGGACGGTGGTCAGTGCACGGGATCGGATTGCGACATCAGCGCCTATGTGCAGGCGGTCAATGCCGCGGGCTGGTGCGGCTTCAACGACTGGCGCATGCCGAGCAAGGACGAGTTTGCGACCATCAGCGACCCGCGACTGCCGCTCAAGCGCCCCACCATCGACGCCACATACTTTCCGGATACGCAGGTCGGTGAATACTGGACGGCGAACGACTACGCCTTCAAGTACGACGCCGCCTGGGCCTGGCATTTCGAGTTCTCGCACGATCGCGTCGATTGGAAGAAGACGCCGAAGTATGTGCGCCTGGTGCGTGGCACACTGCTACCGCCGATACCTGCAGCGCCCCCGGCCCCCTGA
- a CDS encoding cytochrome c oxidase subunit 3 family protein, translated as MTYTTDADAQPRPSGPPGDLAIWFFILAELLTFGAFFAAYAFTRLKHIELFDTYQQLLDTRAGMINTLVLITSSYFVVRGVTAVRSGLPLQCARWLWAAVALGGVFVVVKLFEFSVPVSAGVTLSTNTFYMFYLSLTFFHFMHVLLGMVILTVVAVKAGRGDYTPAEHAGVETGASYWHMVDLVWLILFPLVYVMR; from the coding sequence ATGACGTACACCACCGATGCAGACGCCCAACCACGCCCCTCGGGGCCGCCGGGTGATCTCGCCATCTGGTTCTTCATCCTCGCCGAGCTGCTCACCTTCGGTGCCTTCTTCGCCGCCTACGCCTTCACCCGTCTCAAACATATCGAGCTGTTCGATACCTATCAGCAGCTTCTCGACACCCGTGCGGGGATGATCAACACCCTGGTGCTGATCACCAGCAGCTATTTCGTCGTGCGCGGCGTGACGGCGGTACGTAGCGGCCTGCCGCTGCAGTGCGCGCGCTGGTTGTGGGCTGCGGTCGCGCTGGGCGGCGTGTTCGTCGTGGTCAAGCTGTTCGAGTTCAGCGTCCCGGTCAGTGCCGGCGTGACGCTGAGCACCAACACGTTCTACATGTTTTATCTATCGCTGACGTTCTTTCATTTCATGCATGTGTTGCTGGGTATGGTGATCCTGACCGTGGTGGCAGTGAAGGCCGGCCGCGGCGACTACACACCCGCGGAGCACGCTGGAGTCGAGACCGGTGCGTCCTACTGGCACATGGTCGATCTGGTGTGGTTGATCCTCTTTCCACTGGTGTATGTGATGCGATGA
- the ccsB gene encoding c-type cytochrome biogenesis protein CcsB, with translation MSVTQDEMLNQFDDRALWRRLSGFDWIWALLVVAGSAYAYVYYAGLMDGYEIGILAGSALTLVAMGWGWKPMRPYSLAVTVLSLVAISLYGGSLATAETSFFLKYLISSQSAIMWMSALYVLATAAYFIGLFARSEFVSKVGTALTWSATTMGFVGLMVRWRESYLISHDVGHIPVSNLYEVFILFSVITALLYLFYEGRYHTRALGGFVLLVISAAVGFLLWYTFDRGAHEIQPLVPALQSYWMKIHVPANFVGYGGFALASMVGVAYLFRHRQEQRPGGGTGSVLPSLEMLDDVMYKSIALGFAFFTVATILGALWAAEAWGGYWSWDPKETWALIVWLNYAAWLHMRLTKGWRGTPMAWWAIGGLFVTLFAFLGVNMFLSGLHSYGEL, from the coding sequence ATGTCAGTCACGCAAGATGAAATGCTCAACCAGTTCGACGACCGCGCGCTGTGGCGGCGACTGAGCGGCTTCGATTGGATCTGGGCGCTGCTCGTGGTCGCCGGCAGCGCCTATGCCTATGTGTATTATGCCGGGCTGATGGACGGCTACGAGATCGGCATCCTCGCCGGTTCGGCACTCACCCTGGTCGCCATGGGCTGGGGTTGGAAGCCGATGCGTCCGTACTCCCTGGCGGTGACCGTGCTGAGCCTGGTGGCTATCAGCCTGTACGGGGGGAGCCTCGCCACAGCCGAGACCAGTTTCTTCCTGAAGTACCTCATTTCCAGCCAGTCGGCGATCATGTGGATGAGCGCCCTCTATGTGCTGGCGACCGCGGCGTATTTCATCGGTCTGTTCGCACGCTCGGAGTTCGTCAGCAAGGTCGGCACGGCGCTGACCTGGTCGGCGACGACCATGGGCTTTGTGGGTTTGATGGTGCGCTGGCGCGAGTCCTATCTCATCAGCCACGACGTCGGTCACATCCCCGTCAGCAACCTCTATGAAGTCTTCATCCTGTTTTCGGTCATCACGGCGCTGCTCTATCTGTTCTACGAAGGTCGCTATCACACCCGCGCACTGGGCGGCTTCGTACTGCTGGTGATCTCGGCGGCGGTGGGCTTCCTGCTGTGGTACACCTTCGACCGCGGTGCGCACGAGATTCAGCCGCTGGTGCCAGCGCTGCAGAGCTACTGGATGAAGATCCACGTACCGGCGAACTTCGTCGGCTACGGCGGCTTCGCGCTGGCATCGATGGTCGGCGTCGCCTACCTGTTCCGCCATCGCCAGGAGCAACGGCCGGGTGGCGGTACCGGCAGCGTGCTGCCGAGCCTGGAGATGCTCGACGACGTCATGTACAAGTCGATCGCGCTCGGCTTCGCCTTCTTCACCGTGGCGACGATCCTCGGCGCGCTGTGGGCGGCCGAGGCCTGGGGCGGCTACTGGTCCTGGGATCCGAAGGAGACCTGGGCGCTGATCGTCTGGTTGAACTACGCCGCCTGGCTGCACATGCGCCTGACCAAGGGCTGGCGCGGCACACCGATGGCCTGGTGGGCAATCGGCGGTCTGTTCGTCACCCTGTTCGCCTTCCTCGGTGTGAACATGTTCCTGTCCGGCCTGCACTCGTACGGGGAGCTGTAG
- a CDS encoding endonuclease/exonuclease/phosphatase family protein, which translates to MPHMIQTTPHTASPRVADAPAPGRPLRLLSYNIQTGISTKRYHHYLTQSWKHVLPHGERFTNLDRVAALSNDFDIVGLQEVDAGSLRSSFVNLTQYIADRAEFPFWYDQTNRRIGPLAQHAIGVLSRFRCTEIVEHKLPGPIRGRGTLALRFGRGEQSLVIFIVHLALGRRTRLQQLSYLAELVNQHRNVVMMGDLNFHSRSREMEFLINRTLMTEPVHGLNTFPSWRPNRNIDHILVTPTLQVNNVRVLDCPVSDHLPICMDLSLPAGIDLYASG; encoded by the coding sequence ATGCCCCATATGATCCAGACCACCCCGCATACCGCCTCGCCCCGGGTGGCTGACGCCCCAGCGCCTGGCCGGCCATTGCGGCTGCTCAGCTATAACATCCAGACCGGCATCAGCACCAAGCGCTACCACCACTACCTGACGCAGAGCTGGAAGCACGTGCTGCCGCACGGCGAGCGCTTCACCAACCTCGACCGGGTTGCCGCGCTCAGCAACGACTTCGATATCGTCGGCCTGCAGGAGGTCGATGCGGGCAGCTTGCGCAGCAGCTTCGTCAACCTCACCCAGTATATTGCCGACCGGGCCGAATTCCCCTTCTGGTACGACCAGACCAACCGCCGTATCGGGCCGCTCGCCCAGCATGCCATTGGCGTACTTTCGCGCTTCCGCTGCACCGAGATCGTCGAGCACAAGTTACCCGGGCCCATCCGGGGGCGCGGCACCTTGGCACTGCGTTTCGGTCGCGGCGAACAGTCGCTGGTGATTTTCATCGTCCACCTGGCGCTGGGGCGGCGCACCCGGCTGCAGCAGTTGTCCTATCTCGCCGAGCTGGTCAATCAGCATCGCAACGTGGTGATGATGGGCGATCTGAACTTCCATTCCCGCAGCCGCGAGATGGAGTTTCTGATCAACCGCACGCTCATGACCGAGCCGGTACACGGGCTGAACACCTTCCCCAGCTGGCGGCCGAACCGCAACATCGACCATATCCTGGTGACGCCGACCTTGCAGGTGAATAACGTGCGGGTACTCGACTGTCCGGTGTCCGACCACCTGCCCATCTGCATGGATCTGAGCCTGCCGGCCGGTATCGATCTCTACGCCTCCGGTTGA
- a CDS encoding cytochrome C oxidase subunit II, whose amino-acid sequence MSALQPPAERLWWKQPIDRVEGAWIVLALIWCLFMFAMMPFWHVVGKQNISNEAYRTTPERFAAKTQEMVDKYTVRTETERAIPVVHPPADSDIYLIARLWEWWPLLELERDKTYRLHLSSMDWQHGFSLQPINVNMQVIPGYEMVITVTPDSSGEFTIVCNEYCGIGHHTMLGKIYVVE is encoded by the coding sequence ATGAGTGCACTGCAACCACCGGCCGAACGACTGTGGTGGAAACAGCCGATCGACCGTGTCGAGGGGGCCTGGATTGTTCTGGCGCTGATCTGGTGCTTGTTCATGTTCGCGATGATGCCGTTCTGGCATGTGGTGGGCAAGCAGAACATTTCCAACGAGGCCTATCGCACCACGCCGGAGCGTTTCGCGGCCAAGACCCAGGAGATGGTCGACAAGTACACGGTGCGCACCGAGACCGAGCGTGCGATCCCGGTGGTGCATCCGCCAGCGGACTCCGATATCTATCTCATCGCACGGCTGTGGGAGTGGTGGCCACTGCTGGAGCTGGAGCGCGATAAGACCTACCGCCTGCACCTCTCCTCCATGGACTGGCAGCATGGCTTCTCGCTGCAGCCCATCAACGTGAACATGCAGGTCATTCCGGGTTACGAGATGGTGATCACCGTCACGCCGGACTCATCGGGTGAGTTCACAATCGTCTGCAATGAATATTGCGGCATCGGGCATCATACGATGCTCGGCAAGATTTACGTCGTTGAGTAA
- a CDS encoding cytochrome C oxidase subunit IV family protein, which produces MNTPKRSSAGATRTWLILVALTLTTFTLGVLGYEGMGLVITVLLIALIKGHLVVDHFMQLRRGAPMWRMLLTGWLLAIGSLIAIAFAVAGG; this is translated from the coding sequence ATGAACACACCGAAACGCTCATCCGCAGGGGCAACACGCACCTGGCTCATACTGGTCGCGCTGACGCTGACGACGTTCACTCTGGGGGTGCTGGGCTACGAGGGCATGGGCCTGGTGATCACGGTGCTGCTGATCGCGCTGATCAAGGGCCACCTGGTGGTCGACCACTTCATGCAACTGCGGCGCGGCGCACCCATGTGGCGGATGCTGCTGACAGGCTGGCTGCTCGCCATCGGTAGCTTGATCGCCATCGCCTTCGCGGTGGCCGGGGGGTGA
- a CDS encoding acetolactate synthase large subunit: MKAAELFIRCLENEGVEFVFGVPGEENLDVMDALLDSSIQFVTCRHEQGAAFMADVYGRLTGRAGVCLATLGPGATNLVTGVADANMDHAPLVAIAGQADTNRLHKESHQVLDLEQMFQPITKYSSRLLTPNIIPEVVRKAFKLAQAEKTGAAFIEFPENIAKMVIDDVPLPVHHPVAPEPARDRVEYAAEVISAARNPIILAGNGVIRARAWKHLADFAARLNIPVANTFMAKGVVPFGKNPLALGSAGLQANDYVSCGFSRADVIICIGYDLVEYHPFLWHPTRDRKIIHIDASPAEVDASYMIEVGVVGDIKHSLLRIAELAAPHQGQPMRALREALVKEMGQYARDEGFPVKPQKIIWDLRTALNFEDVVICDVGAHKMWMARMFRCEYPNTCLISNGFASMGIAVPGSVAAKLVYPDRAVVAVTGDGGFMMNSQEIETAVRLGVAIVILIWNDGGYGLIDWKQISHFKRASHVRFGNPDFVKYAESFGAKGYRIERAADLLPTLKKAIADPIVSIIDCPVDYRENLKLTEKLGNLVCPI, translated from the coding sequence ATGAAGGCCGCGGAACTGTTCATCAGATGCCTCGAGAACGAGGGCGTCGAATTCGTGTTCGGCGTACCGGGCGAGGAGAATCTCGATGTCATGGACGCCCTGCTGGATTCCTCCATCCAGTTCGTCACCTGCCGGCACGAACAGGGCGCGGCCTTCATGGCCGACGTGTACGGCCGGCTGACCGGCCGTGCGGGTGTCTGCCTGGCGACGCTGGGGCCGGGCGCCACCAACCTCGTCACGGGCGTGGCCGACGCCAATATGGATCATGCGCCGTTGGTCGCCATCGCCGGCCAGGCCGACACCAACCGGCTGCACAAGGAGTCGCACCAAGTGTTGGATCTGGAACAGATGTTCCAGCCCATCACCAAGTATTCCTCGCGCCTGCTGACGCCAAACATCATCCCCGAGGTGGTGCGCAAGGCCTTCAAGCTCGCCCAGGCCGAGAAGACCGGCGCAGCCTTCATCGAGTTTCCCGAGAACATCGCCAAGATGGTCATCGATGATGTGCCATTGCCCGTGCACCATCCGGTGGCGCCGGAACCGGCCCGCGATCGCGTCGAGTATGCCGCCGAGGTCATCTCGGCGGCGCGCAACCCCATCATCCTCGCCGGCAACGGTGTGATCCGCGCGCGGGCCTGGAAACACCTCGCCGATTTCGCCGCCCGGCTCAACATCCCCGTCGCCAACACCTTCATGGCCAAGGGCGTGGTGCCGTTCGGCAAGAATCCGCTGGCGCTGGGCAGTGCCGGGCTGCAGGCCAACGACTACGTGAGCTGTGGTTTCTCGCGTGCCGACGTGATCATCTGCATCGGTTACGACCTGGTCGAATATCATCCCTTCCTGTGGCACCCGACCCGTGACCGCAAGATCATCCACATCGACGCCAGTCCGGCCGAGGTGGATGCCAGCTACATGATCGAGGTGGGCGTGGTCGGCGACATCAAGCACAGCCTGCTGCGCATCGCCGAACTGGCAGCGCCGCACCAGGGTCAGCCGATGCGCGCCCTGCGCGAGGCGCTGGTGAAGGAAATGGGTCAGTACGCCCGGGACGAGGGCTTCCCGGTCAAGCCGCAGAAGATCATCTGGGATCTGCGCACCGCGCTGAACTTCGAGGATGTCGTCATCTGCGATGTAGGTGCCCACAAGATGTGGATGGCACGGATGTTCCGTTGCGAGTATCCCAACACCTGCCTGATTTCGAACGGTTTCGCCAGCATGGGCATTGCAGTCCCCGGCAGCGTTGCCGCTAAGCTCGTGTATCCCGACCGGGCCGTGGTGGCCGTTACCGGCGACGGCGGGTTCATGATGAATTCCCAGGAGATCGAGACCGCTGTCCGCTTAGGGGTGGCGATCGTCATCCTGATCTGGAACGATGGCGGTTACGGCCTGATCGACTGGAAGCAGATAAGTCATTTCAAACGCGCCTCACATGTCCGTTTCGGCAACCCGGATTTCGTCAAGTACGCCGAGTCGTTCGGCGCCAAGGGCTACCGCATCGAGCGTGCCGCCGATCTTCTGCCGACCTTGAAAAAGGCCATCGCCGACCCCATTGTATCTATCATCGATTGTCCAGTGGACTATAGGGAGAATTTGAAGTTGACCGAAAAACTTGGGAATCTGGTATGCCCCATATGA
- the cyoE gene encoding heme o synthase, whose protein sequence is MGVSESVLPRSASRPGIYALCRAFGNVCKLRIGSTIAFTALAGIAVTPGPALAAWQIAVVGLAVLVSAAAAGGFNQYMERDLDAVMRRTRDRPFVSGVFTHGPAWLLVLAGMLALSVVATAWATNLTAAFYVFLGAFFYGVVYTVWLKRRTPMNIVIGGLAGSFAILAGASAVTSELQVLPLLFALVLFLWTPSHFWSFAIAMHEDYARARVPMLPVVIGDRDAARMVLMNTILLVTATLVPFWFGMGGVYLAAALIGGALFLRANLRMLRAPGRATAMASFHASLVQLTLVLSGAMLDMQLVAAV, encoded by the coding sequence ATGGGTGTATCGGAATCCGTTCTGCCGCGTTCCGCGTCCCGGCCCGGCATCTATGCCCTGTGCCGTGCCTTCGGTAACGTCTGCAAGCTGCGTATCGGTTCGACCATCGCGTTCACCGCCCTGGCGGGCATTGCGGTGACACCCGGTCCGGCGCTGGCGGCGTGGCAGATCGCGGTCGTCGGGCTGGCGGTGCTGGTGTCTGCGGCCGCAGCCGGCGGCTTCAATCAGTACATGGAGCGGGACCTGGATGCCGTGATGCGCCGTACGCGCGACCGCCCCTTCGTCAGCGGCGTCTTCACGCATGGTCCGGCGTGGCTGCTGGTGCTGGCGGGAATGTTGGCATTGTCGGTCGTGGCCACGGCCTGGGCGACCAATCTCACGGCTGCGTTCTATGTCTTCCTCGGCGCATTTTTCTATGGCGTCGTCTATACCGTATGGCTCAAGCGCCGCACGCCCATGAACATCGTCATCGGCGGCCTCGCCGGCAGTTTCGCGATTCTGGCCGGCGCCTCGGCGGTGACGTCGGAGCTGCAGGTGTTGCCACTGCTGTTCGCCCTGGTGTTGTTCCTGTGGACGCCCTCGCACTTCTGGAGCTTCGCCATCGCCATGCACGAGGACTATGCACGTGCGCGGGTGCCGATGCTGCCGGTGGTGATCGGCGACCGCGACGCCGCGCGCATGGTGCTGATGAATACGATCCTGCTGGTGACCGCCACACTGGTACCCTTCTGGTTCGGTATGGGCGGCGTGTACCTCGCGGCTGCACTGATCGGCGGAGCACTGTTCCTGCGCGCCAATCTGCGTATGCTGCGCGCCCCTGGCCGTGCCACTGCCATGGCCAGCTTTCATGCGTCACTCGTCCAGCTTACGCTGGTGTTGAGCGGCGCGATGTTGGATATGCAGCTGGTGGCAGCCGTCTAG